From Candidatus Binatus sp., the proteins below share one genomic window:
- a CDS encoding YbbR-like domain-containing protein has product MRIANLKKWIGLGRGGVFRFSETGLRVLSIALAIGLWVFVNAGERGSVMPLTVPISYRSLPAGLAIMNHPPDFVTIEVAGPRTLLSLLEPERLSLRLDLRGVAPGQSDFKIYPAMFNVPRQTSVTRISPDQLSLDIDRLVSRDVPVKVALEGKVADGFKISAVEVRPPTVSINGPGRYVSQVTQVETQPFDVKGLSADIERSIELAGWNPAVRYSVTRVEARVEVGEQIADREFKGVKVEVKDPDYRFRVDPKQATLTIRGPRLKLSSLDAKGIAYVDAKGMMPGSHELPLQIALPDGMQLVHQSPDKVRLRVYRERLTISADEQHPS; this is encoded by the coding sequence ATGCGAATCGCGAATCTGAAAAAATGGATCGGACTCGGCCGCGGCGGAGTTTTCCGTTTCAGCGAGACGGGATTGCGCGTGCTTTCGATCGCGCTTGCGATCGGGCTGTGGGTTTTCGTCAATGCCGGCGAGCGCGGTTCGGTGATGCCGCTGACCGTGCCGATCAGTTATCGCTCGCTGCCGGCCGGGTTGGCGATCATGAACCATCCGCCGGATTTCGTGACGATCGAAGTCGCGGGGCCGCGCACGCTGCTTTCGCTGCTCGAGCCGGAGCGCCTGTCGCTGCGCCTCGATTTGCGCGGCGTCGCGCCGGGCCAATCCGATTTCAAAATTTACCCCGCGATGTTCAATGTGCCGCGCCAGACCAGCGTTACGCGCATCTCGCCCGATCAGCTTTCGCTCGATATCGATCGATTGGTCAGCCGCGACGTGCCGGTGAAGGTTGCGCTCGAAGGGAAGGTCGCGGATGGATTCAAGATTTCGGCGGTCGAGGTTCGTCCGCCGACGGTGTCGATCAACGGCCCGGGCCGCTACGTATCGCAAGTGACGCAGGTCGAGACGCAGCCCTTCGACGTCAAGGGACTTAGCGCCGACATCGAGCGCTCGATCGAACTCGCGGGCTGGAATCCGGCGGTCCGCTACTCGGTCACGCGGGTCGAGGCGCGCGTGGAAGTCGGCGAGCAGATCGCCGATCGTGAGTTTAAAGGGGTGAAGGTGGAAGTGAAGGATCCCGATTACAGATTTCGCGTCGATCCGAAGCAGGCGACGCTGACGATTCGCGGGCCGAGGCTCAAGCTCTCGAGCCTCGACGCGAAGGGAATCGCATACGTCGATGCAAAAGGCATGATGCCAGGGTCGCATGAGCTGCCGCTGCAGATCGCGTTGCCGGACGGGATGCAGTTGGTGCATCAATCGCCCGACAAAGTTAGACTGCGGGTTTATCGCGAGAGGCTGACGATTAGCGCCGATGAGCAACATCCATCATAA
- the glmM gene encoding phosphoglucosamine mutase produces the protein MSNIHHKLFGTDGVRGVANQEPMTSETALRLGRALAFVFRNSRGRHRRILIGKDTRLSGYMIETALESGICSMGVDVWLVGPLPTPGIAFLTRSMRADAGVVISASHNPFQDNGIKFFSREGFKLDDETECRIEDLVFDDGELGKYRARADDIGKAARIEDALGRYLVFLKNCLPRSLTFEGLKIAIDCANGAAYRVGPEALEELGADVLPMAVDPDGKNINLDCGAVHLDAIRKKVIADGANVGIALDGDGDRVMLIDERGGVFDGDDIMALLARSMAAEGRLAGNTVVATVMSNFGLELALREAGLKLVRTEVGDPAVAREMRQNSYNLGGEQSGHVILMDHSTTGDGLISAMLVLAQMAESGKPLSELRAMHRVPQVLENVPVKDRVPLAEMPKVQRLIEDAEHRLAGNGRLLVRYSGTEMLARVMVEGEDAAQIKTIAHEIGDAIKHHAGAR, from the coding sequence ATGAGCAACATCCATCATAAACTGTTCGGCACCGACGGCGTGCGCGGCGTCGCCAACCAGGAACCGATGACGTCGGAGACCGCGCTGCGGTTGGGCCGCGCGCTCGCGTTCGTGTTCCGCAATTCGCGCGGACGCCATCGCCGGATCCTGATCGGCAAGGACACGCGGCTGTCGGGCTACATGATCGAGACCGCGCTCGAATCGGGCATCTGCTCGATGGGCGTTGACGTGTGGCTGGTGGGGCCGCTGCCGACGCCCGGGATCGCATTTCTTACGCGGAGCATGCGCGCGGACGCGGGCGTCGTGATTTCGGCGTCGCACAATCCGTTTCAGGACAACGGGATCAAATTTTTCTCGCGCGAGGGATTCAAACTCGACGACGAAACCGAGTGCAGGATCGAGGACCTGGTGTTCGACGACGGCGAACTCGGCAAGTATCGCGCGCGCGCCGACGATATCGGCAAGGCGGCGCGAATCGAAGACGCGCTCGGCCGCTACCTGGTATTCCTGAAGAACTGCCTGCCGCGTTCGCTCACGTTCGAGGGCCTCAAGATCGCGATCGATTGCGCCAACGGCGCGGCCTACAGGGTCGGTCCTGAGGCGCTCGAAGAACTCGGCGCCGACGTGCTGCCTATGGCGGTCGATCCCGACGGGAAGAATATCAATCTCGATTGCGGCGCGGTTCATCTCGACGCGATCCGGAAAAAGGTGATCGCCGACGGCGCCAACGTCGGAATCGCGCTCGACGGCGACGGCGACCGCGTGATGTTGATCGACGAGCGCGGCGGAGTTTTCGACGGCGACGACATCATGGCGTTGCTCGCGCGGAGCATGGCGGCGGAGGGGCGGCTGGCCGGCAACACTGTCGTCGCCACCGTGATGAGCAATTTCGGACTCGAACTGGCGTTGCGCGAGGCCGGACTCAAGCTGGTGCGCACCGAGGTCGGCGATCCGGCGGTAGCGCGCGAGATGCGGCAGAATTCGTACAATCTCGGCGGCGAACAATCCGGCCACGTCATCCTGATGGATCATTCGACCACCGGCGACGGGCTGATCAGCGCGATGCTGGTGCTGGCGCAGATGGCGGAGAGTGGCAAGCCGCTGAGCGAACTGCGCGCGATGCATCGCGTACCGCAGGTGCTGGAAAACGTGCCGGTCAAGGATCGCGTGCCGCTCGCGGAGATGCCAAAGGTGCAGCGGTTGATCGAAGACGCCGAGCATCGGCTCGCAGGCAACGGCCGCCTCCTGGTGCGATACTCGGGCACGGAGATGCTGGCGCGAGTGATGGTCGAGGGCGAGGACGCCGCGCAAATCAAGACTATCGCGCACGAGATCGGCGACGCGATCAAGCATCACGCGGGCGCGCGCTGA
- a CDS encoding pyridoxine 5'-phosphate synthase — protein sequence MIRLSVNLNKIALLRNARGGKRPSVLDAATACIAAGCHGITVHPRPDARHITRQDVLDLAAMLPVEFNIEGYPSPEFLKLVRSVKPAQATLVPDPPDALTSSAGWKLTEGGDWLRDVLQSLRGEGIRTSLFMEPEPPQIERARELGADRIELYTGPYAEAFGTAEGESILRAHREAARFARSIGLGINAGHDLDLKNLPAYAKAIRGLQEVSIGHALICDALYMGLTRAVKAYLKALGSTPRTTRTKRSKLKR from the coding sequence ATGATCCGGCTCAGCGTCAATCTCAACAAAATCGCGCTGCTCAGAAATGCGCGCGGCGGCAAGCGTCCGAGCGTGCTCGACGCGGCCACGGCCTGCATCGCCGCCGGATGCCACGGCATCACGGTTCATCCGCGGCCCGACGCGCGCCACATCACGCGCCAGGACGTGCTCGACCTGGCCGCGATGCTCCCGGTCGAATTCAACATCGAAGGATACCCGAGTCCTGAGTTTCTCAAGCTCGTGCGAAGCGTCAAGCCGGCGCAAGCCACGCTGGTGCCGGACCCGCCCGATGCGCTCACTTCAAGCGCCGGCTGGAAACTGACCGAAGGCGGCGATTGGCTGCGCGACGTGCTGCAAAGCCTGCGCGGCGAAGGGATTCGAACCAGCCTCTTCATGGAGCCGGAGCCGCCTCAGATCGAACGCGCGCGCGAACTCGGCGCCGATCGCATCGAACTCTACACCGGGCCGTATGCCGAGGCGTTCGGCACCGCCGAAGGAGAATCGATCTTGCGGGCGCATCGCGAGGCGGCGCGCTTTGCGAGAAGCATCGGACTGGGCATCAACGCCGGCCACGATCTCGATCTGAAAAATCTCCCGGCCTATGCGAAAGCGATTAGAGGATTGCAGGAAGTCTCGATCGGCCACGCGCTCATTTGCGACGCGCTCTACATGGGGCTGACGCGCGCCGTCAAGGCGTATCTTAAGGCGCTCGGCTCGACGCCGCGAACGACACGGACGAAGCGCTCGAAGCTCAAACGCTAG
- a CDS encoding NAD(P)H-hydrate dehydratase, with the protein MILLNGAESRELDRISQETYGIDSYLLMTRAGESVADALVEKFSESIADVMVVAGKGNNGGDGFVAGRRLCEAGFNARAILLGRGADLKGDAARAYRDFREGGGAVIEALDESTLEAAFKPRPSAVIDAIFGTGLNAEVRGIAHRAISIINSLEVPIVAVDISSGVNADTGAVMGIAVQAALTVTFGFAKFGHVSYPGAGASGELRIIDIGFAKGALDEIAPQGRFIEAGDVRPLIRRRPENSHKGMYGHPLVIAGSRGKSGAVLLASRAALRTGAGLVTAAVPQTVQPIVAAGQAELMTEAIADRDGHFDGAHAIDALRIIVKGKDSLIVGPGMGVSDDTKLLIEWLITEASEPNLPILIDADGLNALAEIGCDFARRARGPIVLTPHPGEASRLLGESTAAVNGDRISAARRIAQRTGACVMIKGARSVIASLQGIVLINSSGNPGMSTPGMGDALCGIVGALLAQSRSAANPRAPLDALALGVFLHGYAADRVAARIGRVGYITGDLIDELPAAIEAIAR; encoded by the coding sequence ATGATTCTGCTCAATGGCGCCGAAAGCCGCGAACTCGATCGCATCAGCCAGGAAACGTACGGCATCGACTCGTACCTGTTGATGACGCGCGCCGGCGAAAGCGTTGCCGACGCGCTGGTCGAGAAATTTTCCGAATCGATCGCCGACGTGATGGTGGTCGCGGGCAAAGGCAACAATGGCGGCGATGGGTTCGTCGCGGGGCGGCGACTCTGCGAGGCCGGATTCAACGCGCGTGCGATTCTGCTCGGGCGTGGCGCAGATCTGAAGGGTGACGCGGCGCGGGCATACCGGGATTTTCGCGAAGGGGGCGGCGCAGTTATAGAAGCGCTCGATGAATCGACGCTCGAGGCGGCGTTCAAACCGCGGCCCAGCGCTGTGATCGATGCGATCTTCGGCACCGGCCTGAATGCAGAAGTACGAGGCATCGCGCATCGCGCGATCTCGATCATCAATTCGCTCGAAGTTCCGATCGTCGCGGTCGATATTTCTTCAGGCGTGAATGCCGACACGGGTGCGGTGATGGGCATCGCGGTCCAGGCGGCGCTGACGGTGACATTCGGCTTCGCAAAATTCGGCCACGTATCCTATCCAGGCGCGGGCGCGAGCGGCGAACTCAGGATCATCGATATCGGATTCGCGAAAGGAGCGCTCGATGAAATCGCACCGCAAGGACGATTTATCGAAGCGGGCGACGTCCGCCCGCTGATTCGTCGACGGCCCGAAAATTCGCACAAGGGTATGTATGGGCATCCGCTGGTGATAGCGGGTAGCCGCGGCAAGTCGGGCGCGGTGCTGCTCGCCTCGCGCGCGGCGCTGCGGACTGGCGCAGGCCTTGTCACCGCCGCCGTACCGCAAACAGTTCAGCCGATCGTCGCGGCGGGGCAGGCGGAACTGATGACCGAGGCGATCGCAGATCGCGACGGCCATTTCGACGGCGCGCACGCAATCGATGCTTTGAGAATAATCGTCAAGGGCAAAGACTCGCTGATCGTCGGGCCGGGAATGGGAGTCAGCGACGATACGAAGTTGCTAATCGAGTGGCTAATCACCGAAGCGTCGGAGCCGAACCTGCCGATTCTGATCGATGCGGACGGATTGAACGCGCTCGCCGAAATTGGATGCGATTTTGCGCGGCGCGCGCGCGGCCCGATCGTGCTCACGCCGCATCCGGGGGAAGCTTCGCGACTGCTCGGCGAAAGCACCGCCGCGGTGAACGGCGATCGCATTTCGGCGGCGCGGAGAATCGCGCAACGAACCGGCGCATGCGTGATGATCAAGGGCGCGAGGTCGGTGATCGCATCGTTGCAAGGTATCGTTTTGATCAACTCGTCGGGGAATCCCGGCATGTCCACGCCCGGGATGGGCGACGCGCTTTGCGGAATCGTCGGCGCGCTGCTCGCGCAGTCGCGATCCGCCGCGAATCCGCGCGCACCGCTCGATGCACTTGCGCTCGGCGTGTTTCTGCATGGCTATGCGGCCGATCGAGTCGCCGCGCGGATCGGTCGCGTCGGCTACATCACCGGTGACTTGATCGACGAGTTGCCCGCGGCGATCGAAGCAATTGCGCGTTAA
- the tsaE gene encoding tRNA (adenosine(37)-N6)-threonylcarbamoyltransferase complex ATPase subunit type 1 TsaE: MVDAATESASFTFVIESRSPHETKSWGRRLASLLEGGELLGLIGDLGSGKTCFIKGLASGLNLREEDILSPTFTMIQEHRGRLPLFHIDLYRLEEAGLDDLGLREYLFSDGIAAVEWFERLRGSSGLESLSVRISYAGANARRIEFSAADVRHASIITKLKTRFS, encoded by the coding sequence ATGGTCGATGCCGCGACAGAGAGCGCGAGCTTCACGTTCGTGATCGAAAGCCGCTCGCCGCACGAAACCAAGTCGTGGGGACGGCGCCTCGCTTCACTGCTCGAAGGCGGCGAGTTGCTAGGGCTGATCGGCGACCTCGGCAGTGGCAAGACCTGCTTCATCAAGGGGCTCGCGAGCGGGCTCAACCTGCGCGAGGAAGATATCCTGAGCCCGACCTTCACGATGATCCAGGAGCATCGCGGGCGCCTGCCGCTTTTTCACATCGATCTGTACCGCCTCGAGGAAGCGGGCCTCGACGACTTAGGCCTCCGCGAATACCTGTTTTCCGACGGTATCGCCGCGGTCGAATGGTTCGAGCGCTTGCGCGGTTCGAGCGGACTCGAATCGCTCTCGGTGAGAATCAGCTATGCCGGCGCGAACGCCCGCCGAATCGAATTCAGCGCCGCCGACGTGCGCCACGCGTCGATTATTACCAAGCTGAAAACTCGATTCTCCTGA
- a CDS encoding aspartate kinase: MALIVQKYGGTSVGSIDRIKAVAARIAKSRDRGDRLVVVVSAMAGETNRLFKLASELCEQPDVRETDVLVATGEQVSAALLSIRLQSLGYPAVSFLGFQMNLATDSNHGRARIKSVHCDRVKRALDGGRIVVVAGYQGVNSEGDITTLGRGASDLTAVALAAALKADACEIYTDVDGVYTADPRVCPKAQKLGRISYDEMLEMAGLGAKVLQLRSVELARRYNVPLVVRSSFNEAEGTWVGQEDKSMEDVLVSGVTLDQNQSKVTIAGVEDRPGLAARIFVPIAEAGIVVDMIIQNASADGRTDMTFTVGREDLQRTLDLTRRVAEEIGAAGVRHQDQTAKVSVVGLGMRSHAGVAARMFQVLANERINIEMIATSEIKVSVVVNSKYGELAMRALHDAFINGAANAAPAETV; the protein is encoded by the coding sequence TTGGCGTTGATCGTTCAAAAATACGGAGGAACCTCGGTCGGATCGATCGACCGAATCAAGGCAGTCGCTGCGCGGATCGCGAAGTCGCGCGATCGCGGCGATCGATTAGTGGTCGTCGTCTCGGCGATGGCGGGCGAAACCAATCGGCTGTTCAAGCTCGCGTCGGAACTCTGCGAACAGCCCGATGTGCGCGAGACTGATGTCCTGGTCGCGACCGGCGAGCAGGTCTCGGCGGCGCTGCTCTCGATTCGGTTGCAATCGCTCGGCTACCCGGCGGTTTCGTTTCTCGGCTTTCAGATGAATCTCGCGACCGACTCGAATCACGGCCGCGCGCGAATCAAATCAGTGCATTGCGATCGGGTGAAACGCGCGCTCGACGGCGGGCGCATCGTCGTAGTCGCCGGTTACCAGGGCGTGAACTCGGAAGGCGATATCACGACGCTCGGGCGCGGCGCGTCGGACCTGACTGCGGTGGCGCTGGCGGCCGCTCTCAAAGCGGACGCGTGCGAAATCTACACCGACGTGGACGGCGTCTATACCGCCGATCCGCGAGTTTGTCCCAAGGCGCAAAAGCTCGGCCGAATCTCCTATGACGAGATGCTCGAGATGGCGGGACTCGGCGCGAAAGTGCTGCAGCTTCGATCGGTCGAACTCGCGCGCCGCTACAACGTACCGCTGGTCGTGCGCTCGAGTTTCAACGAAGCGGAAGGAACCTGGGTCGGCCAGGAGGATAAGTCGATGGAAGACGTACTCGTTTCGGGCGTAACGCTCGATCAGAACCAGAGCAAGGTTACGATCGCCGGGGTCGAGGATCGGCCGGGACTGGCGGCGCGAATTTTCGTCCCGATCGCGGAGGCGGGAATCGTCGTCGATATGATCATTCAAAACGCCAGCGCCGACGGGCGCACCGACATGACGTTCACCGTCGGACGCGAGGATTTGCAGCGCACGCTCGATCTGACGCGCCGCGTCGCGGAGGAAATTGGCGCGGCAGGCGTGCGGCATCAAGATCAGACCGCGAAAGTGTCGGTGGTCGGACTCGGGATGCGCTCGCACGCGGGCGTCGCGGCGCGGATGTTCCAGGTGCTCGCCAACGAACGGATCAATATCGAGATGATTGCGACCTCGGAGATCAAAGTCTCGGTGGTGGTGAATTCCAAATACGGCGAACTCGCGATGCGTGCGCTGCACGACGCGTTTATCAACGGCGCCGCGAATGCCGCGCCGGCGGAGACGGTTTAG
- the cimA gene encoding citramalate synthase yields the protein MADAKHIQVYDTTLRDGCQSEDVSLTVEDKVTIAERLDELGIDYVEGGWPGSNDRDAAFFKEIKKSKLRHAKIAAFGSTRRAGIKAAADRNLQLLLRAETPVATVVGKTWDLHVREALRISNQENLEILNDTIAFLKKNFDQALFDAEHFFDGYFANPEFALACLRAVDDAGVTLIALCDTNGGRLPHEIEAAVTAARAAVNCPIGIHCHNDSEVAVANTLAGVHAGAVQVQGTINGFGERCGNANLISIIANLQLKLGYHCVPPAKVKTLREVSRLVYELANITPFARQPYVGRSAFAHKGGLHVSGIQRNTKTYEHLDPELVGNDRRVLLSELSGRANIVYKAKEFGLQIDPSNEKIGVLLEELKRLEAQGYTYDGADASFELLMLRTLGMTREHFNFVSFRVFDDKWHEEQAPFSEAVIVLEGPDGARTRNSAIGNGPVNAMDSALRAALVPYYPNLEKMQLVDYKVRVLDNGVGTEARVRVLIESTDGKRRWGTVGLSSNVVEASWQALVDSIEYKLHKDNVKPRSRPAAPKLNGAHPRSKAAAINQVSAAKV from the coding sequence ATGGCGGATGCCAAACATATCCAGGTTTACGACACGACGCTGCGCGACGGATGCCAATCGGAAGACGTCTCGCTGACAGTCGAGGACAAGGTCACTATCGCCGAGCGGCTGGACGAACTCGGAATCGACTACGTCGAAGGCGGATGGCCGGGATCGAACGATCGCGACGCGGCGTTCTTCAAGGAAATCAAAAAGAGCAAGCTCAGGCACGCGAAGATCGCGGCGTTCGGCTCGACGCGGCGGGCCGGCATCAAGGCGGCGGCGGATCGCAACCTGCAACTGCTGCTGCGAGCCGAAACTCCGGTCGCGACGGTGGTCGGCAAGACCTGGGATCTGCACGTGCGCGAGGCGCTCAGAATCAGCAATCAGGAAAATCTCGAAATTCTGAACGATACGATCGCGTTCCTGAAGAAAAATTTCGATCAAGCCCTCTTCGACGCCGAGCATTTTTTCGACGGCTACTTCGCGAATCCCGAGTTTGCGCTGGCATGCCTGCGCGCCGTCGATGACGCGGGCGTCACGCTGATCGCGCTCTGCGATACCAACGGCGGACGGCTGCCGCATGAAATCGAAGCCGCAGTAACGGCCGCGCGCGCAGCAGTAAATTGTCCGATCGGGATTCATTGCCACAACGACTCGGAGGTTGCGGTCGCGAACACGCTGGCCGGTGTGCATGCTGGCGCGGTTCAGGTGCAGGGCACGATCAACGGCTTCGGCGAGCGATGCGGCAACGCGAACCTGATTTCGATCATCGCGAATCTGCAGCTCAAACTCGGCTATCACTGCGTGCCGCCGGCCAAGGTGAAAACTCTCCGCGAAGTATCGCGGCTGGTGTACGAGCTGGCGAATATCACGCCGTTCGCGAGACAACCTTACGTTGGCCGGAGCGCGTTCGCACACAAGGGCGGCCTGCACGTCTCGGGAATCCAGCGCAACACGAAAACCTATGAACATCTCGATCCGGAGCTGGTCGGCAACGATCGGCGCGTGCTGCTGTCGGAGCTCTCGGGACGCGCGAATATCGTGTACAAGGCCAAGGAATTCGGGCTCCAGATCGATCCCTCGAACGAGAAAATCGGCGTGCTGCTCGAAGAGCTGAAGCGGCTCGAAGCGCAGGGCTATACCTACGACGGCGCCGACGCGTCGTTTGAACTACTGATGCTCAGGACGCTCGGGATGACGCGCGAGCATTTCAACTTCGTCAGTTTTCGCGTGTTCGACGACAAATGGCACGAGGAGCAGGCGCCGTTCAGCGAGGCGGTGATCGTGCTTGAAGGGCCCGACGGCGCGCGCACCCGCAACTCCGCGATCGGCAACGGTCCCGTCAACGCGATGGACTCTGCGCTGCGCGCCGCGCTCGTTCCGTACTATCCTAATCTGGAAAAGATGCAGCTCGTCGATTACAAGGTCCGCGTGCTCGATAACGGCGTCGGCACCGAAGCGCGCGTGCGCGTACTGATCGAATCGACCGACGGCAAGCGGCGCTGGGGCACGGTCGGGCTGTCGAGCAACGTGGTCGAGGCGAGCTGGCAGGCGCTGGTTGACTCGATCGAGTACAAGCTGCACAAGGATAACGTGAAGCCGCGATCGAGACCCGCTGCGCCGAAGCTCAACGGCGCGCATCCGCGGTCGAAGGCGGCTGCGATAAACCAGGTGTCCGCGGCGAAGGTCTAG
- the cysE gene encoding serine O-acetyltransferase, which yields MGVISRMREDIQAVFDRDPAARTGLEVALAYPGLHAIWFHHLAHWLWEHQLKLLGRLLSEITRWITGIEIHPGAKIGRRLFIDHGMGVVIGETTEIGDDVLIYQGVTLGGTSLKKEKRHPTLEDHVMVSAGASVIGPVRIGEGSRIGAGAVVVSSAPPYSTIVGIPGKIIEGDSARHEVMELDHAKLPDPVARAISNVVEKLNRMGARMEEIEERQDCLEDKVSEHHPPTPEQILANKV from the coding sequence ATGGGTGTTATCAGCCGAATGAGGGAAGACATCCAGGCGGTGTTCGACCGCGACCCGGCCGCGCGCACCGGGCTCGAAGTCGCGCTCGCGTATCCCGGCCTGCACGCGATCTGGTTTCATCATCTCGCGCACTGGTTGTGGGAGCATCAATTGAAGCTGCTCGGCCGGCTGCTGAGCGAAATAACGCGCTGGATAACGGGAATCGAGATTCATCCCGGCGCAAAAATCGGCCGCCGGCTGTTCATCGATCACGGAATGGGCGTCGTGATCGGCGAGACTACCGAAATCGGCGACGATGTCCTCATCTATCAGGGTGTGACGCTCGGCGGCACCAGTCTAAAGAAAGAGAAGCGCCACCCGACGCTCGAAGATCACGTGATGGTCAGCGCCGGCGCGTCGGTGATCGGGCCGGTGCGAATCGGCGAGGGCAGCCGTATCGGCGCGGGCGCGGTCGTGGTGTCGTCAGCGCCGCCGTATTCGACCATCGTCGGCATCCCGGGGAAAATCATCGAGGGCGACAGCGCGCGCCACGAAGTGATGGAACTCGATCACGCGAAATTGCCCGACCCGGTCGCGCGCGCGATCAGCAACGTCGTCGAGAAGCTCAATCGGATGGGCGCGCGGATGGAAGAAATCGAGGAGCGGCAGGATTGCCTCGAGGACAAAGTCAGCGAGCATCATCCACCGACGCCCGAACAGATCCTCGCCAACAAGGTCTGA
- a CDS encoding cysteine desulfurase family protein: protein MAIYLDHNAGAPLRPEAAAAIARFAAEAHGNPSSAHRSGQRARRMLEQARAQVASLIGAQPKQMVFTSGGTESNNFAIFGAIATAGNRRKVISSAIEHSSILGSLNELERRGFETVRIAPDLDGRIDPAQIAAALDRNTALVTLGLANSEVGTIQDLAQLARHVRDAGAVFHIDAAQAAGRIPIDVDALGCDLITISGHKLGAPAGIGAVYTRDAARVAPVMLGGPQENGLRAGTPNLLGAIAFGAVADAARDAMATESARIAVLAASLYSRLGEAISGLKLNGSMSSRIPNTLNLTFPGVLGESMLIALDLEGVEVSMGSACAAGAVEPSHVLLAMRRSVADARSSLRISLGWNTSADEIEQAAQIIPRVWRRVAAAEPALEARAG from the coding sequence ATGGCGATTTATCTCGATCATAATGCCGGCGCTCCACTTCGGCCCGAAGCGGCCGCCGCGATTGCGCGCTTCGCCGCAGAGGCGCACGGGAATCCATCTTCGGCGCATCGCAGCGGCCAGCGCGCGCGACGGATGCTCGAGCAGGCGCGCGCGCAGGTCGCGTCGTTGATCGGCGCGCAGCCTAAGCAGATGGTGTTTACCAGCGGCGGTACCGAGTCGAATAATTTTGCGATCTTCGGCGCGATCGCCACTGCGGGCAATCGCCGCAAGGTGATCTCGTCGGCGATCGAGCATTCGTCGATTCTTGGCTCCCTGAACGAACTCGAGCGGCGCGGTTTCGAGACTGTTCGCATCGCGCCCGACTTAGACGGCCGAATCGATCCTGCACAAATTGCCGCAGCGCTCGATCGAAATACGGCGCTGGTGACGCTCGGCCTCGCCAATTCTGAAGTCGGAACGATTCAGGATCTAGCGCAGCTCGCGCGCCACGTTCGCGATGCGGGCGCTGTCTTTCATATCGATGCGGCCCAGGCGGCCGGGCGAATTCCGATCGACGTCGATGCGCTCGGATGCGATCTCATAACGATCAGCGGGCACAAGCTTGGCGCGCCAGCCGGAATCGGCGCGGTTTACACCCGCGATGCCGCCCGCGTCGCGCCGGTGATGCTCGGTGGTCCGCAGGAAAACGGACTTCGCGCCGGCACGCCGAATCTGCTCGGCGCGATCGCATTCGGCGCGGTCGCCGACGCGGCTCGCGATGCGATGGCAACTGAGTCAGCACGTATCGCGGTGCTGGCTGCGTCGCTGTATTCGCGTCTCGGCGAAGCGATTTCTGGTTTGAAGTTGAACGGCTCGATGTCGAGCAGAATCCCGAACACGCTGAATCTCACTTTTCCGGGTGTGCTCGGCGAGAGCATGCTGATTGCGCTCGACCTGGAAGGAGTCGAAGTATCGATGGGTTCCGCGTGCGCGGCGGGTGCGGTCGAACCGTCGCACGTGTTGCTCGCGATGCGGCGTAGCGTCGCCGATGCCCGCAGTTCGCTCAGAATCAGCCTCGGCTGGAATACCAGTGCGGACGAAATCGAGCAGGCAGCGCAGATTATTCCGCGGGTGTGGCGGCGCGTTGCGGCCGCCGAGCCTGCGCTCGAGGCGCGAGCAGGATGA